In a genomic window of Streptomyces sp. SJL17-4:
- a CDS encoding luciferase family protein codes for MNTARHASERLMSWPSLTPGRAHCGAALGLGTETQEIVHFHGEHEADVHLTRAMVAKLRPALLGSSAVRLRAGSGWVTVRLDMGSDIDLLATLVSAALQANGIPDVAPDGCTRTRPVSGHR; via the coding sequence ATGAACACGGCCAGGCATGCCAGTGAACGTCTGATGAGCTGGCCCTCGCTGACCCCCGGCCGCGCCCATTGCGGCGCCGCGCTCGGACTCGGCACCGAGACGCAGGAGATTGTGCATTTCCACGGCGAGCACGAGGCCGACGTCCACCTCACCCGTGCCATGGTCGCGAAGCTGCGCCCGGCCCTCCTGGGGTCGAGCGCGGTCCGGCTGCGCGCCGGATCGGGGTGGGTGACGGTCCGTCTGGACATGGGGTCGGACATCGACCTGCTGGCCACCCTGGTGAGCGCCGCCCTCCAGGCCAACGGCATCCCCGACGTCGCCCCGGACGGCTGCACCCGCACCCGCCCGGTCTCCGGACACCGCTGA
- a CDS encoding response regulator transcription factor, whose protein sequence is MTETTTEQIVRVVLADDQPLVRTALRMVIGDTTDLVVVGEAADGAQAVRLVEETGADVVVMDLRMPGTDGIEATRLITEGPTGARVVVLTTFDDDDHVYGALHAGASGFLVKDMGLDDILAAVRVVASGDALIAPSVTRRLIKEFTARPRTAPAEPRRRAEGITDREREVLTLVGRGLSNTEVAAALHISVATAKTYVTRLLAKLDARDRVQLVIIAYEAGLVSAT, encoded by the coding sequence ATGACCGAGACCACCACCGAGCAGATCGTCCGGGTCGTCCTCGCCGACGACCAGCCCCTCGTGCGCACCGCGCTCCGGATGGTCATCGGCGACACCACCGACCTCGTCGTCGTGGGCGAGGCCGCGGACGGCGCCCAGGCCGTGCGCCTCGTCGAGGAGACCGGCGCCGACGTCGTCGTCATGGACCTGCGCATGCCCGGGACGGACGGCATCGAGGCGACCCGCCTCATCACCGAGGGCCCCACCGGCGCCCGGGTGGTCGTGCTCACCACCTTCGACGACGACGACCACGTGTACGGGGCGCTCCACGCGGGCGCGTCCGGCTTCCTGGTCAAGGACATGGGCCTGGACGACATCCTCGCCGCCGTCCGCGTCGTGGCCTCCGGCGACGCGCTCATCGCCCCCAGCGTCACCCGGCGCCTCATCAAGGAGTTCACCGCCCGTCCGCGGACCGCCCCCGCCGAACCCCGGCGCCGGGCCGAGGGGATCACCGACCGCGAGCGCGAGGTCCTCACCCTGGTCGGACGAGGCCTCTCCAACACGGAGGTCGCCGCCGCACTCCACATCAGCGTCGCCACGGCCAAGACCTATGTGACCCGGCTGCTCGCCAAACTGGACGCA
- a CDS encoding YhjD/YihY/BrkB family envelope integrity protein, with protein sequence MPSTPGPPYDGAPTEHGPEHGREHGHWFHRLHTRALVSPVGLAWNRGRAMELMHRAMGFAALSLLTLVPLLIVVAAADLASGQGFARWLVQGLGVSEVSEEEVERLFGQPGQALQRTTAFGLAALAAFGVTFGSAVQTGYERAWDLPTARWHTMWRHVVWLAVLIACLLLFVATPTPARSPAMITALVALADLVGTFLFFWWSQQFLLCGRIRWRALAPGAVLTALGLLGLRIFSQLVFSPLIASNAVTYGQFGTVLVLQSWLVGVGFVVYGSALVGRLVHEHLLDRRLRNGPPPGA encoded by the coding sequence ATGCCCTCCACACCCGGTCCGCCGTACGACGGTGCCCCCACCGAGCACGGCCCCGAACACGGCCGTGAACACGGTCACTGGTTCCATCGACTCCACACCCGCGCCCTCGTCTCGCCCGTCGGGCTCGCCTGGAACCGCGGCCGCGCCATGGAACTCATGCACCGCGCCATGGGCTTCGCGGCGCTCAGCCTGCTCACCCTCGTGCCGCTGCTCATCGTCGTCGCCGCGGCCGACCTCGCCAGCGGACAGGGCTTCGCCCGCTGGCTCGTGCAGGGCCTCGGAGTCTCGGAGGTCTCCGAGGAGGAGGTCGAGCGGCTCTTCGGGCAACCGGGGCAGGCCCTGCAACGCACCACCGCCTTCGGCCTCGCCGCCCTCGCCGCCTTCGGCGTCACCTTCGGGTCCGCCGTACAGACCGGGTACGAGCGGGCCTGGGACCTCCCCACGGCCCGCTGGCACACCATGTGGCGGCACGTGGTCTGGCTGGCCGTCCTGATCGCCTGTCTGCTCCTCTTCGTCGCCACCCCCACGCCGGCCCGGTCCCCGGCCATGATCACCGCCCTCGTGGCCCTGGCCGACCTCGTCGGCACCTTCCTCTTCTTCTGGTGGTCGCAGCAGTTCCTGCTCTGCGGGCGCATCCGCTGGCGCGCCCTCGCCCCCGGAGCCGTCCTGACCGCGCTCGGCCTGCTCGGGCTGCGGATCTTCTCCCAGCTCGTCTTCTCCCCGCTCATCGCCTCGAACGCGGTGACGTACGGTCAGTTCGGCACCGTCCTCGTCCTCCAGTCGTGGCTCGTCGGCGTCGGGTTCGTCGTGTACGGAAGCGCCCTCGTCGGCCGCCTGGTCCACGAGCACCTGCTCGACCGGCGCCTGCGCAACGGCCCGCCGCCCGGCGCCTGA
- a CDS encoding PaaI family thioesterase — protein MGRSRTVEWEDAGATARAAGTMAGLDFLREMVAGRLPGPPIAALLGFGLEEVEDGRAVFTLEPGEEHYNPIGSVHGGVYATLLDSAAGCAVHSTLPLGTAYTSLDLSTRFLRPITVDTGKVRAIGTVISRGRRTALAEAGLYDAEDRLLAHATSTCMLFPVPAAGSGGTRA, from the coding sequence ATGGGGCGGTCGCGCACGGTCGAGTGGGAGGACGCCGGAGCCACCGCACGGGCCGCCGGGACGATGGCGGGCCTCGACTTCCTGCGGGAGATGGTGGCGGGACGCCTGCCCGGGCCCCCGATCGCGGCGCTTCTGGGCTTCGGCCTCGAGGAGGTCGAGGACGGACGCGCGGTGTTCACCCTCGAGCCGGGCGAGGAGCACTACAACCCGATCGGCAGTGTGCACGGCGGGGTCTACGCGACCCTGCTCGACTCGGCGGCCGGCTGCGCGGTCCACTCGACGCTCCCGCTGGGCACGGCGTACACCTCGCTCGATCTGTCGACCCGCTTCCTCCGCCCGATCACGGTCGACACGGGCAAGGTGCGGGCGATCGGCACGGTGATCTCCCGCGGGCGCCGGACCGCGCTCGCCGAGGCGGGCCTGTACGACGCGGAGGACCGGCTGCTCGCCCATGCGACCAGCACGTGCATGCTGTTCCCGGTCCCGGCGGCGGGTTCGGGGGGCACGCGCGCGTAG
- a CDS encoding SpoIIE family protein phosphatase: MAEREAEREEALLARVRAMEQAIGEIGTTLDETSTCRELAAFAARHLHASATVDLPAEPGAPPWRAAHAGPPESWEHRDRPAEEARAPHSPASPHSAASPHSAASPHSPAGAHGGPSAADSGAEAGPAVLDEGSVVRDPASPSGIPSAPAAPDGPGGSRAPGPEEARSAVPPTGTAGPGTADGAEAAPGTTAHRPTGRGASAAVPAGPTAPGGAARGAAAPAGGPVRPADAAAPGPDDPAARVPVPPDGAAALGETALHRLSLPLAVHDEEPVGTVSLTRTGGAPFSADEVALLRHAARLAARQLGHARRLAAAEDAALHLQRALVAEPGRPHPNLEIAGGYLPAGPRALVGGDWFETVRLHFGRSLLVVGDVMGHGLDAAVDMNAYRSALREVAATDLPPHRVLRHLDSVVAEDDARRPATVLLVRVDPARGTATFASAGHLPPAVFGADGSAEIVDLPVGPPLGTGVGGYEPTTRPLRPGDTLLLFTDGLVERRGEDIDDSLARLAALRLPRGSGPDQVVDEVLRRLGAHGAEDDVAVLAARIRARAPQ, from the coding sequence GTGGCGGAACGGGAAGCGGAGCGGGAAGAGGCCCTCCTGGCCAGGGTGCGGGCCATGGAGCAGGCGATCGGCGAGATAGGCACGACGCTCGACGAAACGAGCACCTGCCGCGAACTCGCGGCCTTCGCGGCCCGACACCTGCACGCCTCCGCCACCGTCGACCTGCCGGCGGAGCCGGGTGCCCCTCCGTGGCGCGCGGCCCACGCGGGACCGCCGGAGTCGTGGGAGCACAGGGACCGGCCGGCTGAGGAGGCGAGGGCGCCCCACTCGCCCGCCTCGCCCCACTCGGCCGCCTCGCCCCACTCGGCCGCCTCGCCCCATTCGCCCGCCGGGGCGCACGGTGGTCCCTCGGCTGCGGACTCCGGGGCGGAGGCGGGCCCGGCGGTCCTGGACGAGGGCTCGGTGGTTCGCGATCCCGCCTCCCCAAGCGGCATCCCTTCCGCGCCCGCCGCGCCGGACGGCCCGGGGGGCTCCCGAGCGCCAGGCCCCGAGGAGGCCCGGTCTGCCGTGCCACCGACCGGAACGGCGGGTCCTGGCACCGCGGACGGGGCCGAGGCGGCTCCCGGGACCACCGCCCACCGTCCGACGGGCCGTGGGGCGTCCGCCGCCGTCCCGGCCGGTCCCACGGCACCCGGGGGCGCCGCGCGGGGCGCCGCAGCCCCCGCCGGCGGACCGGTGCGCCCCGCGGACGCCGCCGCCCCCGGGCCGGACGACCCGGCTGCCCGCGTTCCGGTCCCGCCGGACGGTGCCGCCGCTCTCGGAGAGACCGCCCTCCACCGGCTCTCCCTCCCCCTCGCCGTCCACGACGAGGAGCCGGTCGGGACGGTCAGCCTGACCCGTACCGGTGGTGCGCCCTTCTCCGCTGACGAGGTGGCCCTGCTCCGGCACGCCGCGCGCCTCGCGGCCCGACAACTCGGCCATGCCCGCCGTCTCGCGGCCGCCGAGGACGCCGCGCTCCACCTCCAGCGCGCCCTCGTCGCCGAGCCCGGACGGCCGCACCCCAACCTGGAGATCGCCGGCGGATACCTCCCCGCCGGGCCTCGCGCCCTCGTCGGCGGGGACTGGTTCGAGACCGTACGGCTCCACTTCGGCCGCAGTCTGCTCGTCGTCGGCGACGTCATGGGGCACGGCCTCGACGCGGCCGTCGACATGAACGCCTACCGCAGCGCACTCCGCGAGGTCGCCGCGACCGACCTGCCCCCGCACCGGGTGCTGCGCCACCTCGACTCCGTGGTCGCCGAGGACGACGCCCGTCGCCCCGCCACCGTCCTGCTCGTCCGGGTCGACCCGGCCCGCGGCACCGCGACCTTCGCGAGCGCCGGGCACCTCCCGCCCGCGGTGTTCGGCGCCGACGGCTCGGCCGAGATCGTCGACCTCCCCGTGGGCCCACCGCTCGGCACCGGCGTCGGAGGCTACGAACCGACCACCCGCCCGCTCCGCCCCGGCGACACCCTGCTGCTCTTCACCGACGGACTCGTCGAACGCCGCGGAGAGGACATCGACGACTCCCTCGCCCGCCTCGCCGCCCTCCGGCTTCCCCGGGGCTCCGGCCCCGACCAGGTCGTCGACGAGGTGCTCCGCCGCCTCGGCGCGCACGGCGCGGAAGACGACGTGGCCGTCCTCGCGGCCCGCATCCGCGCACGTGCACCGCAGTGA
- a CDS encoding helix-turn-helix domain-containing protein, translating into MKWLETDTENCPVRRALDLVGEKWTLLILRDAFNGVRRYDEFRGHLGLSEAVLADRLRKLVAAGLLRSEPYREPGSRTRYEYRLTRKGVDLWPVLLALKQWGDTHAGEPDGPVLDIRHTDCGSPVRVVVQCEGEEQATLTARDVVVRPGPGARPLTP; encoded by the coding sequence ATGAAGTGGCTGGAGACGGACACGGAGAACTGCCCGGTCCGCCGCGCCCTGGACCTCGTGGGCGAGAAGTGGACCCTGCTGATCCTGCGCGACGCCTTCAACGGCGTCCGCCGCTACGACGAGTTCCGCGGGCACCTCGGGCTCTCCGAGGCCGTCCTCGCCGACCGGCTCCGCAAACTCGTCGCGGCCGGCCTGCTGCGGTCGGAGCCGTACCGCGAACCCGGTTCCCGGACCCGGTACGAGTACCGGCTCACCCGCAAGGGCGTCGACCTCTGGCCCGTACTCCTCGCCCTCAAGCAGTGGGGCGACACCCACGCGGGAGAACCGGACGGTCCGGTCCTCGACATCCGGCACACCGACTGCGGATCCCCCGTCCGCGTCGTCGTCCAGTGCGAGGGTGAGGAACAGGCCACCCTCACCGCCCGCGACGTCGTCGTCCGCCCCGGCCCCGGCGCCCGCCCGCTCACCCCCTGA